The Erigeron canadensis isolate Cc75 chromosome 4, C_canadensis_v1, whole genome shotgun sequence genome window below encodes:
- the LOC122598078 gene encoding zinc finger protein MAGPIE-like, with the protein MLEKLVTEDIIQNGFTTHVNNLLPPSSNPPTIKRKRNLPGTPDPEAEVIALSPKTLMATNRFLCEICGKGFQRDQNLQLHRRGHNLPWKLKQRTSKEVRKRVYVCPEKSCVHNHPSRALGDLTGIKKHFCRKHGEKKWKCAKCSKCYAVQSDWKAHSKTCGTREYKCDCGTIFSRRDSFITHRAFCDALAEETARVSAASHHFNNNVTQPAGSLINYHFVGPQVLSGQTMMAQHSEIFKPIPTNNQLLAHENHNLEDGLSLLNNNNNDNNDLREMPHQINLFVDPNQNHQPNWFEFGSVRNNNLDHQENINLSAPPPSLFTIQNHLNQSSAASMSATALLQKAAQIGSTTSTSSATTRNNQLLLGSNFGLKSNNNDNGIVQVQEQDKFCGLYGTTTTRMTDTGIEVEFGNDFTSLDKMCPPSKRRHIQIEDHNNSLINITNISNTNNNNNNNNNTGHTRDFLGVGIQPMCHPSMRFDNL; encoded by the exons ATGTTAGAGAAGCTTGTAACAGAAGACATAATCCAAAATGGTTTCACTACTCATGTCAACAATCTTCTACCACCTTCTTCCAATCCTCCTACAATCAAGAGAAAACGAAATCTTCCTGGCACTCCAG ATCCTGAAGCAGAAGTAATCGCGTTATCTCCAAAGACACTAATGGCAACAAACAGATTCTTGTGTGAGATTTGTGGCAAGGGATTTCAAAGAGATCAAAATCTTCAACTTCATAGACGAGGTCACAACTTGCCATGGAAGCTAAAACAAAGAACAAGCAAAGAAGTGAGAAAGCGGGTTTATGTATGCCCCGAAAAGTCTTGTGTCCATAATCATCCATCAAGGGCTCTTGGAGACTTGACTGGTATTAAGAAGCATTTTTGTAGGAAACATGGTGAGAAGAAATGGAAATGTGCAAAGTGTTCCAAGTGTTATGCGGTTCAGTCGGATTGGAAAGCTCATTCCAAAACGTGTGGGACTAGAGAATACAAGTGCGATTGCGGGACAATATTTTCCAG gAGAGATAGCTTTATAACTCATAGAGCCTTCTGTGACGCCTTGGCAGAGGAAACTGCAAGAGTTTCCGCCGCATCTCATCATTTCAACAATAACGTCACACAACCAGCCGGAAGCCTAATAAACTACCACTTTGTAGGACCACAGGTTCTTTCTGGTCAAACCATGATGGCTCAACATTCCGAAATCTTCAAACCAATCCCAACCAACAACCAGCTACTAGCTCATGAAAACCATAATCTCGAAGATGGGCTTTCACTTTTgaataacaacaacaacgacAATAATGATCTTCGTGAAATGCCACATCAGATTAATTTATTCGTTGATCCTAACCAAAACCATCAACCGAATTGGTTCGAGTTTGGATCAGTCAGGAACAATAATTTAGATCATCAAGAGAATATTAACTTAAGTGCACCACCACCTTCTTTGTTCACCATTCAAAACCACTTGAACCAAAGTAGTGCTGCTAGCATGTCTGCAACCGCTTTGTTGCAAAAAGCCGCACAAATTGGCTCAACGACTTCTACTTCATCAGCTACCACAAGAAATAACCAATTATTACTAGGATCAAACTTTGGATTGAAgtccaataataatgataacgGCATTGTTCAAGTTCAAGAGCAAGACAAATTTTGCGGGTTATATGGTACTACAACAACTCGAATGACAGATACTGGAATCGAAGTGGAATTTGGGAATGATTTTACAAGTCTTGACAAGATGTGCCCTCCTTCAAAAAGAAGACATATACAAATTGAAGATCATAATAATAGTCTTATTAATATCACTAATATTTCTAAtactaacaataataataataataataataatacaggACATACTAGGGATTTTCTTGGTGTGGGAATTCAGCCCATGTGCCATCCTAGTATGAGATTCGACAATTTGTAA